The Lathamus discolor isolate bLatDis1 unplaced genomic scaffold, bLatDis1.hap1 Scaffold_1029, whole genome shotgun sequence genome contains a region encoding:
- the LOC136006205 gene encoding uncharacterized protein LOC136006205 — protein sequence MYPTPVRPSASQSIPMYPTQRIPMYPTQCIPVHPSPFQCIPPSASQCIPVHPNVSHPVHPNVSHPVYPSASQCTPPSASQCVPVHPSVSQCIPVHSNVSHPVCPSASQCTPPSASQCVPMYPTQCVPVHPSASQCIPPSASQSIPMYPTQCIPVRPNVSHPVHPSASQFIPVHCNVSHPVHPSVSQCIPVHPCPFQCIPCSASSPFQCIPPSASQFIPMYPTQFIPMYPTQSIPMYPTQCVPVRPNVPHPVHPNVSHPVHSNVSHPVHPVHTSVSQCIPVCPSASQCTPPSASQCVPVHPSVSQCIPVHSNVSHPVRPSASQSTPPSASQCVPMHPSPSQCIPPSASQCIPVCPSASQCVPVCPNVPHPVHPSSSQFIPMYPPVPP from the coding sequence ATGTATCCCACCCCAGTGcgtcccagtgcatcccagtcCATTCCAATGTATCCCACCCAGCGCATCCCAATGTATCCcacccagtgcatcccagtACATCCCAGTCCATTCCAATGTATCCcacccagtgcatcccagtgcatcccagttCATCCCAATGTATCCCACCCAGTGCATCCCAATGTATCCCACCCAGTGTATCCCAGTGCGTCCCAATGTACCCcacccagtgcatcccagtgtgtcccagtgcatcccagtgtgtcccagtgcatcccagtcCATTCCAATGTATCCCACCCAGTGTGTCCCAGTGCATCCCAATGTACCCcacccagtgcatcccagtgcGTCCCAATGTATCCCACCCAGTGCGTCCCAGTtcatcccagtgcatcccaatGTATCCcacccagtgcatcccagtcCATTCCAATGTATCCcacccagtgcatcccagtgcGTCCCAATGTATCCcacccagtgcatcccagtgcGTCCCAGTTCATCCCAGTCCATTGCAATGTATCCcacccagtgcatcccagtgtatcccagtgcatcccagttCATCCCTGTCCATTCCAATGTATCCCATGCAGTGCATCCAGTCCATTCCAATGTATCCcacccagtgcatcccagtTCATCCCAATGTATCCCACCCAGTTCATCCCAATGTATCCCACCCAGTCCATTCCAATGTATCCCACCCAGTGTGTCCCAGTGCGTCCCAATGTACCCCACCCAGTGCATCCCAATGTATCCCACCCAGTCCATTCCAATGTATCCCACCCAGTGCATCCAGTGCATACCAGTGtgtcccagtgcatcccagtgtGTCCCAGTGCGTCCCAATGTACCCcacccagtgcatcccagtgtgtcccagtgcatcccagtgtgtcccagtgcatcccagtcCATTCCAATGTATCCCACCCAGTGCGTCCCAGTGCGTCCCAATCTACCCcacccagtgcatcccagtgcgtcccaatgcatcccagtccatcccaatGTATCCcacccagtgcatcccagtgcatACCAGTGtgtcccagtgcatcccagtgtGTCCCAGTGTGTCCCAATGTACCCcacccagtgcatcccagtTCATCCCAGTTCATCCCCATGTACCCCCCCGTGCCCCCG